Proteins co-encoded in one Acipenser ruthenus chromosome 3, fAciRut3.2 maternal haplotype, whole genome shotgun sequence genomic window:
- the LOC117435438 gene encoding vitelline membrane outer layer protein 1 homolog encodes MEYVHMFASLSLFLLLSTVSCELNANSIVQRAGTEFADRAVYSTIEVNNGGQFGDWTWSEMCPEGFYAIGFSLRVEEPQIGGDDTSLNGIRLYCSRLEDRSILYTVESHTGLFGEWTRELWCPSGALKSFQLRVEAHRGFFGDDTSANNIKFRCSSSPVLEGLGETWGEYGNWSDECKEGGICGIRTKQEPYQVGLDDTSLNDVQFFCCK; translated from the exons ATGGAATATGTGCACATGTTTgcatctctttctctcttcttaTTACTCTCCACAGTATCATGTGAACTAAATGCAAATAGTATAGTGCAAAGAGCTGGCACTGAGTTTGCAGACAGAGCCGTGTATTCCACAATTGAAGTCAACAATGGGGGGCAGTTTGGGGACTGGACCTGGTCTGAAATGTGTCCTGAAGGCTTCTATGCTATTGGGTTTAGTCTAAGG GTGGAAGAGCCTCAAATAGGCGGTGATGATACTTCTCTCAATGGCATACGTTTGTACTGTTCAAGACTTGAGGACAGAAGCATTCTCTATACTGTTGAGTCGCACACTGGACT GTTTGGAGAGTGGACACGGGAACTCTGGTGCCCCTCCGGAGCGCTGAAGTCATTCCAGCTGAGAGTAGAGGCACACAGAGGTTTTTTTGGTGACGACACATCAGCCAACAACATCAAATTCCGCTGCAGCAGCTCGCCTGTCTTAGAGGGGCTTGGTGAAACTTGGGGTGAATACGGGAACTGGAGCGATGAATGCAAAGAAGGCGGGATCTGTGGTATCAGAACCAAGCAGGAGCCCTACCAAGTAGGCTTGGATGATACATCTCTGAACGATGTGCAATTCTTCTGCTGCAAATAA